Proteins encoded within one genomic window of Cellvibrio zantedeschiae:
- the rplK gene encoding 50S ribosomal protein L11, which translates to MAKKVTAYVKLQVAAGKANPSPPVGPALGQHGVNIMEFCKAFNAQTQGMEVGAPVPVIISVYSDRSFTFVMKTPPASFLLKKAAGIKSGSGRPNTQKVGTVTRAQLEEIAKTKEADLTAASLDAAVRTIAGSARSMGLEVEGV; encoded by the coding sequence ATGGCAAAGAAGGTAACCGCCTACGTTAAGCTGCAAGTTGCAGCGGGCAAAGCAAACCCATCTCCACCAGTTGGTCCAGCATTGGGTCAGCACGGTGTGAACATCATGGAATTCTGTAAAGCATTCAACGCCCAAACCCAGGGTATGGAAGTTGGTGCACCGGTTCCAGTAATCATCAGCGTATACAGCGACCGTAGCTTCACCTTCGTGATGAAGACTCCTCCTGCTTCTTTCTTGTTGAAGAAGGCAGCTGGCATCAAGAGCGGTAGCGGCCGTCCAAATACTCAAAAAGTAGGCACAGTAACTCGTGCTCAATTGGAAGAAATTGCTAAAACCAAAGAAGCTGACTTGACTGCAGCAAGTTTGGATGCAGCTGTACGTACCATTGCGGGTTCTGCTCGTTCAATGGGTCTTGAAGTGGAGGGCGTGTAA
- the rplA gene encoding 50S ribosomal protein L1, with protein sequence MAKLSKRQRAINAKVEAGKQYSIEEAVALLKELSTVKFAETFDVSINLGIDPRKSDQSVRGATTLPHGNGKDVRVAVFTQGANAEAAKAAGAELVGMDELAAEIKGGRMDFDVVIASPDAMRVVGQLGQVLGPRGLMPNPKTGTVTPDVVTAVKNAKAGQVRYRAEKGGIVHGGIGKVSFDAVAIKENLEALIADLKKSKPSTSKGVYLKRIALSTTMGPGLVIDQSSLVV encoded by the coding sequence ATGGCCAAGTTATCCAAGCGTCAACGCGCTATTAATGCAAAAGTTGAAGCCGGCAAGCAGTACAGCATCGAAGAAGCTGTGGCTTTGTTGAAAGAGCTGTCAACCGTTAAATTCGCTGAAACTTTCGACGTTTCAATCAATCTTGGTATTGATCCACGTAAATCTGACCAATCAGTTCGCGGTGCTACTACTCTGCCACACGGCAATGGTAAAGACGTTCGCGTAGCAGTGTTCACCCAGGGTGCAAACGCTGAAGCTGCTAAAGCAGCTGGTGCTGAATTGGTAGGTATGGACGAGTTGGCTGCTGAAATTAAAGGCGGTCGTATGGACTTCGACGTAGTTATCGCCAGCCCGGACGCAATGCGCGTTGTGGGTCAATTGGGTCAAGTGCTCGGTCCACGTGGCCTTATGCCTAACCCAAAAACTGGCACAGTAACTCCAGATGTTGTTACTGCTGTTAAGAATGCTAAAGCAGGTCAAGTGCGTTACCGTGCAGAGAAAGGCGGTATCGTTCATGGCGGTATCGGTAAAGTTTCTTTTGATGCTGTAGCTATCAAAGAAAACTTGGAAGCCTTGATTGCTGACCTGAAAAAATCCAAGCCATCTACCTCTAAAGGTGTTTACTTGAAGCGTATCGCTTTGAGCACCACCATGGGTCCAGGCTTGGTAATTGATCAATCATCTTTGGTAGTTTAA